One Paenibacillus riograndensis SBR5 DNA segment encodes these proteins:
- a CDS encoding baseplate assembly protein yields MEYAELPDILFSEEDAAAIQQDVITVYEGLAGRSLQPADPVRLFLSSLAAIIVQQKVLINQTAKGNLLRYASGAVLDHMGAFQGSERLNASAAIVTLQFVLSIPLASATSIPTGTRVGAQGGNGSIFFSTTEYVEIPAGETAGIATAVCSDPGAIGNGFLPGQINVLMDPLPFVQSVSNLTISSGGAAAETDEAFKERIRNAPESYSTAGPQGAYEFWAKSASSAIIDVHAYSPAEGRVTVVPLLADGEVPSQDVLDSISETLEDRGIRPLTDLVTVSAPQPVSYNTIVTYYISRSRASEVSSIQEKISAAVTAYQRWQKVKLGRHVNPSELISRIMAAGAQRVVPTAPVYTILTATQVAQTGTTTITFGGLVDD; encoded by the coding sequence TTGGAATATGCTGAACTACCGGATATCCTCTTTTCTGAAGAGGACGCCGCTGCCATCCAGCAAGATGTGATCACTGTATATGAAGGCCTTGCTGGACGCTCATTGCAGCCCGCCGATCCGGTGCGGCTTTTTTTGTCTTCTCTTGCAGCGATCATTGTCCAGCAGAAGGTGCTTATCAACCAGACGGCTAAAGGGAATTTGCTGCGCTACGCTTCTGGAGCTGTCCTTGATCACATGGGGGCTTTTCAGGGTTCGGAGCGGCTGAATGCATCAGCGGCAATTGTCACACTACAGTTCGTTTTATCCATTCCGCTGGCCTCGGCTACCTCAATCCCTACAGGAACACGTGTTGGAGCGCAAGGTGGTAACGGTTCGATATTTTTTTCAACTACTGAGTATGTAGAGATCCCAGCGGGTGAGACGGCCGGTATAGCAACAGCAGTATGCTCCGATCCAGGAGCTATAGGGAATGGATTTTTGCCTGGACAGATTAATGTTCTAATGGATCCGCTTCCTTTTGTCCAGTCTGTGAGCAATCTGACGATTAGTTCCGGTGGAGCGGCTGCAGAAACGGATGAAGCTTTTAAAGAACGTATTCGAAATGCGCCTGAATCTTATTCAACAGCTGGCCCACAGGGAGCATATGAGTTTTGGGCAAAGTCAGCTTCGTCCGCAATCATAGATGTACATGCTTACTCACCAGCAGAAGGACGCGTAACCGTCGTTCCTTTACTTGCAGATGGTGAGGTACCTAGTCAGGATGTGTTGGATTCCATTTCCGAGACATTGGAAGATAGGGGCATCCGGCCATTAACAGATTTGGTTACAGTGAGTGCGCCGCAACCGGTAAGCTATAACACGATTGTGACTTATTACATCAGCCGCAGTCGGGCTTCGGAGGTTTCAAGCATCCAAGAGAAGATTTCTGCGGCAGTCACTGCATATCAACGGTGGCAAAAGGTCAAGCTTGGGCGGCATGTTAATCCATCGGAGCTGATCAGCCGCATCATGGCTGCCGGAGCGCAACGGGTAGTGCCAACAGCGCCGGTATATACGATCTTGACCGCAACCCAGGTTGCCCAGACAGGCACTACGACAATCACCTTTGGAGGGTTGGTTGATGATTAA
- a CDS encoding GPW/gp25 family protein, which produces MIYTVDMTQPTHINFTPETVEEEVSQNIRTILTTPRGCAPLARGIGLDYTIIDEPASIAESRLIAEVITAITEQEPRASVSEISFKDDIKDSLNGCLAVVVKYTLVEEE; this is translated from the coding sequence ATGATATATACCGTGGATATGACGCAGCCTACACATATCAATTTCACACCGGAAACGGTGGAAGAAGAAGTTTCTCAGAATATTCGAACTATTCTCACTACTCCACGGGGGTGCGCACCATTGGCCCGGGGAATTGGCTTGGACTACACTATTATTGATGAGCCGGCATCCATCGCCGAATCACGCTTGATCGCAGAGGTTATCACTGCTATTACAGAACAAGAGCCACGCGCCTCGGTATCAGAGATTTCTTTTAAGGATGATATAAAAGATTCTCTGAACGGCTGCCTGGCAGTTGTGGTGAAATATACACTGGTAGAGGAGGAATAG
- a CDS encoding tail protein X: protein MIYRTVQGDTWDGIAFKLYGDVQFMTLLLNANPTQADVSIFSGNIVLKVPNLPSELTNSLPPWRRE from the coding sequence ATGATCTATAGAACCGTGCAAGGTGATACTTGGGACGGAATCGCGTTCAAGTTATATGGAGATGTTCAATTCATGACATTGCTCTTAAATGCTAACCCTACACAAGCTGACGTCAGTATTTTTTCTGGAAATATCGTTCTTAAAGTGCCAAATTTACCTTCTGAATTAACCAACTCATTGCCTCCTTGGCGAAGGGAGTGA
- a CDS encoding helix-turn-helix domain-containing protein has product MQRAEVLKKLIEETGLNTKAFAEKAGLPYTTLRSILMRGVGGASVDNVIKVCRALGITAEDMERLASGTNQEAVTPMLSELSEFEAFLNNPEHGLFFKDYLEAPEERKREMLTFWQFIKDLEKKKSEFPGEK; this is encoded by the coding sequence GTGCAGAGGGCTGAAGTCTTAAAGAAGTTAATCGAGGAAACAGGCCTGAACACGAAAGCTTTTGCAGAAAAGGCGGGCCTTCCCTATACTACTCTTAGATCAATCTTAATGCGGGGAGTAGGGGGCGCATCTGTCGATAATGTAATTAAGGTTTGCCGTGCTTTGGGTATAACTGCCGAAGATATGGAGCGTTTGGCTTCCGGAACGAACCAAGAAGCTGTAACTCCAATGCTGTCTGAACTTTCTGAATTTGAGGCTTTCCTAAATAATCCGGAGCATGGGCTTTTTTTTAAAGATTATTTGGAGGCTCCTGAAGAACGCAAACGGGAAATGTTAACCTTTTGGCAATTCATCAAGGATTTAGAGAAGAAAAAATCGGAGTTTCCAGGTGAGAAATAA
- a CDS encoding sigma factor-like helix-turn-helix DNA-binding protein, with protein MNNMYVDRPLFSYSEFVDDMLPDYQISLRGAEQLYRHADADDKKVIAGMISDCEYVVEWLSTGRQPGNKRGIERRAGYEREILLEPMRMQIFTRHTHTNAVNSEGLSEDQQLRLEYIMALLSKRERECYMLANGEGFSHVAIAEMLTISAGSVSEYIQRAQRKICSIMNGKN; from the coding sequence ATGAACAATATGTATGTAGATCGGCCGTTATTTTCATATTCGGAATTTGTAGATGACATGCTTCCAGATTATCAAATTTCCTTGAGGGGAGCAGAACAATTATATAGGCATGCTGATGCGGATGATAAAAAGGTAATCGCTGGTATGATCAGTGACTGCGAATATGTTGTAGAGTGGCTGAGCACTGGTCGGCAGCCGGGGAACAAGAGGGGTATAGAACGGAGAGCCGGTTACGAGCGGGAAATTCTTTTAGAACCAATGCGTATGCAAATTTTCACCAGACATACTCATACTAATGCGGTCAACTCAGAAGGCCTCTCAGAGGATCAGCAGTTACGACTGGAATATATAATGGCACTGTTAAGCAAAAGGGAACGGGAGTGCTACATGCTGGCTAACGGAGAGGGGTTTTCGCATGTTGCCATCGCTGAGATGCTCACGATTTCGGCAGGCAGTGTAAGTGAATATATCCAGCGGGCGCAAAGAAAAATCTGCTCGATAATGAACGGGAAGAATTAA
- a CDS encoding phage late control D family protein: protein MQDARRAVLELKYNGKDITMDIAKSLTDFQYNDAVSGSLDDLTVSLEDRERNWQGPWVPVEGDQINASIRTINWDKPGENKKLPLGTFEIDSIDFNGPPDTISIKAVSLPISSEIRMQRSSRSWEKTNLKTVAAQVAKRANLKLIYEAQDNPSYERLEQSEMSDLAFLLNTATQEGIAIKVSGGSLILFDEMVYEQKEAITTIVRGDDNVTGYSFALNTAYAAFRACTVTYTPPTSKEPLKATYTPNGAPKNGPVLKINEQVDTKADALRLARKRLRERNKEGGKGTLSLMGDIRMVTGLTINIKGWQRFDGKYIIESAKHSIGSSGYTTNLEIRKVLGW from the coding sequence ATGCAAGACGCACGCAGGGCGGTGCTGGAGCTTAAGTATAACGGAAAGGACATCACGATGGACATCGCAAAGTCTCTGACCGACTTTCAATATAATGATGCTGTATCCGGCTCTCTAGATGATCTTACTGTTTCGCTTGAGGATAGGGAACGAAATTGGCAAGGCCCTTGGGTACCGGTTGAAGGTGATCAGATTAATGCTTCAATTCGAACCATCAATTGGGATAAGCCAGGAGAAAACAAAAAGTTGCCACTTGGAACATTTGAGATAGACAGTATTGATTTTAATGGTCCCCCTGACACTATATCCATTAAGGCGGTCTCACTTCCTATCAGTTCAGAAATTCGGATGCAGCGCAGTTCACGCAGTTGGGAAAAAACCAATTTAAAAACGGTAGCCGCTCAAGTTGCTAAGCGTGCTAACCTGAAATTAATATATGAGGCTCAGGACAATCCTTCTTATGAACGTCTGGAGCAGTCGGAAATGTCGGATTTGGCCTTTTTGTTGAACACAGCTACTCAAGAAGGCATAGCAATCAAAGTATCTGGAGGAAGTCTGATTCTCTTTGATGAAATGGTGTATGAACAAAAAGAAGCAATTACAACGATTGTACGGGGAGATGATAATGTTACGGGTTATAGCTTTGCGTTGAACACTGCATATGCAGCTTTCCGGGCATGTACGGTTACCTATACTCCTCCTACGAGCAAAGAACCTCTCAAAGCAACTTACACACCTAACGGTGCACCAAAGAATGGACCTGTACTTAAGATCAACGAGCAAGTTGATACTAAGGCTGATGCATTGCGATTAGCCCGTAAAAGGCTGCGGGAGCGAAATAAAGAAGGGGGGAAAGGGACCCTTTCTCTGATGGGAGATATTCGGATGGTCACAGGACTAACTATCAATATCAAGGGATGGCAGCGGTTTGATGGGAAATATATTATTGAATCCGCAAAGCACTCAATTGGAAGTAGTGGTTATACAACTAATTTGGAAATTCGCAAAGTATTGGGGTGGTAA
- a CDS encoding phage major tail tube protein, protein MTKRSERVIDYSVYLNATDYLGTATATLPEITYLVDTVKGGGIAGEMAAPSPGHTGAMSLALKWRTIEKAAAALLAPKVHTLDLRASIQTFDTATSEYREVPFKVTVRARPLGLTLGNLDTAAVMDTTNNFSVNYLKVSLDGIEVLEIDKYNYIHKVNDVDYLATTKANLGL, encoded by the coding sequence ATGACTAAAAGATCAGAAAGAGTTATTGATTATTCGGTGTACTTGAACGCTACAGATTACTTGGGTACGGCAACTGCCACATTGCCGGAAATTACTTACCTGGTGGACACAGTTAAAGGGGGAGGAATCGCGGGTGAAATGGCCGCCCCTTCCCCAGGCCATACGGGAGCGATGAGTTTGGCGCTTAAGTGGCGTACGATTGAAAAGGCGGCAGCTGCGCTCTTAGCACCAAAGGTTCATACGCTGGACCTTCGGGCTTCGATTCAGACATTTGACACGGCAACGAGTGAATACCGTGAGGTACCGTTCAAGGTTACGGTCCGTGCAAGACCACTTGGCTTAACGCTCGGAAACCTCGATACCGCCGCAGTGATGGATACCACCAATAACTTTTCAGTGAATTATTTGAAAGTGTCGTTGGATGGCATTGAAGTGCTGGAAATCGATAAATACAACTATATTCATAAAGTAAATGATGTAGACTATCTTGCTACCACCAAGGCCAATCTGGGCCTATAA
- a CDS encoding phage tail protein I: MINIQTVSLLDLMPPSIRNDSAMAAAAIALDTQLQGITNMIAALDIFGRSAEWTDAETDELAWQYNPPYYDPDLPLDQKRLLIKNAIAFHRHKGTAGAVEDLIAILFGEGAVEEWWQYGGDPYHFRVVTNNADVTTIRAQEFVSAVDAVKRLSAVLDSVTISQAEELPLYFGGFLHFGETITI; the protein is encoded by the coding sequence ATGATTAATATACAGACAGTAAGCCTGCTTGATCTGATGCCGCCATCCATTCGCAATGATTCTGCTATGGCTGCTGCAGCGATCGCACTGGATACACAGTTGCAGGGGATAACCAACATGATTGCAGCCCTGGATATCTTCGGACGGTCAGCGGAGTGGACAGATGCGGAAACGGATGAACTGGCATGGCAATACAACCCACCTTATTATGATCCGGATTTACCATTGGATCAAAAGCGGTTACTGATCAAAAATGCGATTGCATTCCATCGGCATAAAGGTACGGCGGGAGCAGTCGAGGATCTGATTGCAATACTTTTTGGTGAGGGCGCGGTGGAGGAGTGGTGGCAGTACGGTGGCGACCCGTATCATTTCCGGGTTGTGACCAACAACGCCGATGTAACCACCATCCGGGCGCAGGAGTTTGTCTCGGCGGTGGATGCAGTCAAACGACTGTCCGCCGTCCTGGATAGCGTCACAATATCACAAGCAGAAGAGCTGCCGTTATACTTCGGCGGTTTTTTGCATTTTGGAGAAACGATTACGATTTAA
- a CDS encoding phage tail tape measure protein translates to MAGTSSLSSSIYEIVFRLNALVTPAFRQSVEEAEHQVQGLDQALQEMVRRGYFDTLRREVEQADDSIADAGGNVEGFGDKLKNAVKEIDFSMLNKAVEPLKAVWTAVNESSEAMAQLQAETGMSSKEMKEMKEISNNLYSQNYGKNFEDIGNAVGAVKQVLQQTGDELEKTTQTAMTYRDVFKEDITGSLQAVDSMMQKFGISSEQAYNLMAQGAQKGLNTSGGLLNAIEKYSVDFKKMGYSADEMFELLSAGMENGASSLDGVADTVKVFGTTIKNGSDSTKAAIYELFAPEQLKKFSAALVSGGTKSKEFAQLVKVAGKASAAALVGDLKSGGDSANKAMLQLQKTLGTGDTIFKGLADGSMTGKEAMEQVILKLKGIKEPIHQAKLAGSLFGSQFEDMGNKAVLALGQTRNEFDMTRQTLEEAAEIKDSTLSEQFAAMGRELQANLVIPLTESLMPALQGLTSWVSNNKESLMVIGLTVPAAVLATKTVKIVQEFSKIVTAARGASGAAGGIASALGLLTNPVGIAVAGVGLLTAGVIAYKKHQEDARRELLNMGDVLDKAYSNYAEIDHASKRTQNLITEYDRLTQKIKNAKTPADELAEARRKQQLVEQELIEMNPDILSAEGSKNSKFREQLGLVGDIKKAHEQMSRREMEHDALSAQAKLPDLESRYSELTKNLSTQNSDYEKSKVSFRDYHLYMNQLDEIMGGQGNDEQKQQQVDEVLQNLNKAQGTDYGGYAGIAVATVRQDYEKIQGSFDKYYTKIKKTQSEMTEAENSFSSYYDLQKRMIELDLGGTLEQQAKKYKDMSAAQQKQFNQAMSYMVNLNAEVDKLPAEKKVNLQLIWEQTGQIPNFRLSDDEWNDVQAMIKTKGKPDSQTKAGQKAIYWALHDPDFEGYAEGGIANVPSIFGEAGPEIAIPLNGKQRSRSLLEKANDLMGYGDGFSGKGDIHVTWAPNVSLQGGDKSMVEQLREALKQTEDSFERRFKAMVQQQRRVSFQ, encoded by the coding sequence ATGGCAGGGACAAGCAGCTTGAGCAGCAGCATTTATGAGATTGTTTTCCGTTTGAATGCGCTCGTGACTCCTGCTTTTCGTCAGTCGGTCGAGGAGGCCGAACACCAGGTTCAAGGTTTAGATCAGGCGCTGCAGGAGATGGTCAGGCGCGGTTATTTTGATACGCTTCGAAGAGAGGTTGAACAGGCAGATGACAGCATCGCGGATGCAGGTGGAAATGTCGAAGGATTCGGCGACAAACTTAAAAATGCAGTAAAAGAAATTGATTTCTCAATGCTTAATAAAGCAGTGGAACCGCTGAAGGCGGTATGGACTGCTGTGAATGAATCTTCCGAGGCGATGGCGCAGCTACAGGCTGAAACCGGAATGTCCTCGAAGGAAATGAAAGAAATGAAGGAAATCTCCAATAACCTGTACAGTCAGAATTACGGTAAAAACTTTGAGGATATTGGTAACGCCGTAGGAGCTGTGAAGCAAGTTTTGCAGCAAACAGGGGATGAATTGGAGAAGACAACACAGACAGCCATGACGTATCGTGATGTCTTTAAAGAGGACATAACTGGCTCTCTGCAAGCAGTTGATTCAATGATGCAAAAATTCGGTATCTCCTCTGAACAAGCGTATAATCTTATGGCCCAAGGCGCTCAAAAGGGGCTGAACACATCCGGCGGCCTCTTGAATGCAATAGAGAAATACAGTGTTGATTTCAAGAAAATGGGGTATTCTGCCGACGAGATGTTCGAATTATTGAGTGCAGGCATGGAGAATGGAGCGAGCTCGCTTGATGGTGTTGCCGATACTGTGAAAGTATTCGGAACAACAATTAAAAACGGCTCGGATTCCACAAAGGCTGCAATTTATGAGCTGTTTGCACCTGAGCAACTGAAAAAATTCAGCGCAGCACTTGTTAGTGGTGGAACGAAATCGAAAGAATTCGCTCAACTTGTAAAAGTTGCAGGGAAGGCAAGCGCAGCTGCACTTGTTGGAGATCTTAAGTCGGGCGGGGATTCCGCAAACAAGGCTATGCTTCAATTGCAAAAGACGCTGGGCACCGGTGATACAATCTTTAAAGGATTGGCAGACGGATCTATGACCGGCAAGGAAGCGATGGAGCAGGTTATTCTTAAATTAAAGGGGATCAAGGAGCCGATTCATCAGGCGAAGCTTGCCGGTTCCTTGTTCGGATCTCAGTTCGAAGACATGGGCAACAAGGCAGTATTGGCGCTTGGTCAAACCCGAAATGAGTTTGATATGACCAGGCAAACCCTGGAAGAAGCAGCTGAGATAAAAGATAGTACTCTTTCGGAGCAGTTTGCTGCAATGGGACGGGAACTGCAGGCAAACCTTGTAATTCCCTTAACGGAAAGCTTAATGCCTGCACTTCAGGGATTGACCAGTTGGGTTTCCAACAATAAGGAGTCGCTGATGGTAATCGGTCTTACAGTTCCTGCTGCGGTGCTGGCTACAAAAACAGTGAAGATTGTCCAAGAATTTTCTAAAATCGTTACTGCGGCCAGAGGGGCTAGTGGAGCAGCCGGAGGAATCGCCAGTGCGCTGGGGTTGCTCACGAATCCAGTTGGTATCGCCGTAGCAGGTGTAGGCTTACTCACTGCCGGAGTTATTGCTTATAAGAAGCACCAGGAAGATGCACGGCGTGAGCTTTTGAATATGGGGGACGTATTGGACAAAGCTTACTCTAATTATGCAGAAATCGACCATGCAAGCAAACGGACTCAGAATCTCATTACGGAATATGACCGTCTGACCCAAAAAATTAAAAATGCCAAAACTCCTGCGGACGAATTGGCTGAGGCTAGAAGGAAACAACAGCTTGTAGAACAAGAGCTTATCGAAATGAATCCGGATATTTTGTCTGCAGAAGGCTCTAAGAATAGTAAATTCCGCGAGCAGTTGGGGTTAGTCGGGGATATTAAAAAAGCCCATGAGCAAATGAGCCGTCGCGAGATGGAACATGACGCACTTTCAGCACAAGCGAAATTGCCTGATTTGGAAAGCCGGTATTCAGAATTGACCAAAAACCTCAGCACACAAAATTCTGATTATGAGAAGTCTAAAGTATCATTTCGTGACTATCATTTATACATGAATCAACTGGATGAGATTATGGGCGGTCAGGGAAATGATGAGCAGAAGCAGCAACAAGTAGATGAGGTGCTGCAGAATCTCAATAAGGCTCAAGGTACAGATTATGGTGGATATGCTGGTATTGCTGTTGCAACAGTTAGACAAGACTACGAAAAAATACAAGGTTCATTTGATAAGTATTATACCAAGATTAAGAAAACCCAAAGTGAGATGACCGAGGCTGAAAATAGCTTTTCCTCCTATTACGATCTACAAAAACGAATGATCGAGCTTGACCTGGGAGGCACTCTGGAGCAACAAGCCAAGAAATACAAGGATATGTCCGCTGCCCAGCAAAAGCAATTTAATCAAGCTATGAGTTACATGGTTAATCTTAATGCGGAGGTGGATAAACTACCTGCTGAAAAGAAAGTGAATTTGCAGCTCATATGGGAGCAGACTGGGCAGATTCCGAATTTCAGGCTTTCGGATGATGAGTGGAACGATGTCCAAGCGATGATTAAAACCAAAGGCAAACCCGATTCGCAAACTAAAGCCGGTCAGAAGGCAATTTATTGGGCACTGCATGATCCGGATTTTGAGGGGTATGCTGAAGGAGGAATTGCTAACGTCCCATCTATATTTGGCGAAGCGGGTCCCGAAATTGCCATTCCTTTGAATGGTAAACAGCGATCACGCTCTCTATTAGAAAAGGCGAATGATTTGATGGGCTACGGTGACGGGTTCAGCGGTAAAGGGGATATTCATGTAACCTGGGCACCGAATGTATCACTGCAGGGCGGTGATAAATCTATGGTCGAACAATTGCGTGAGGCCTTGAAGCAGACGGAGGATAGCTTTGAACGCCGCTTCAAAGCCATGGTCCAACAACAAAGGCGGGTGAGCTTCCAATGA
- a CDS encoding phage baseplate assembly protein V, with protein MILIGRVSTSDAVAGSVRVTFADRDDMVSGELPVITPGGWGRGNAIPLPGERVLCVFLDNGRSAGFCLGTYFAEDDPPSGTKDQRGVWFEDGSYVYYDRTAKRLNIKGTGGMKIEGDLTVTGIVSADVFNTKGGV; from the coding sequence ATGATCCTAATTGGACGGGTATCAACATCAGATGCGGTGGCGGGAAGTGTCAGGGTTACTTTTGCAGATCGTGACGATATGGTTTCAGGAGAGCTGCCGGTCATTACGCCGGGCGGTTGGGGGCGTGGCAATGCCATCCCGCTGCCTGGCGAGAGAGTACTGTGTGTTTTTTTGGATAACGGGCGTTCGGCCGGATTTTGTCTGGGGACTTATTTTGCAGAAGATGACCCGCCTTCCGGTACAAAAGATCAGCGCGGGGTGTGGTTTGAAGACGGCAGCTATGTCTATTATGACCGGACGGCGAAAAGACTGAATATCAAAGGGACCGGCGGGATGAAGATCGAAGGTGATTTGACTGTAACAGGCATAGTATCGGCCGACGTATTCAACACGAAGGGCGGGGTGTAA
- a CDS encoding phage tail assembly protein yields the protein METESSIGEVVAELYTFARPVTFEGNTIESLNIDFDKLTGEDILVCDRQYQAEAARQSSGELIKETNKAYQAYIVAKAAGVHVGLIRALSAKDFTKLTLRAQSFLLL from the coding sequence ATGGAAACAGAGAGCAGTATAGGGGAGGTTGTGGCGGAACTATATACTTTTGCCCGACCGGTTACATTTGAAGGCAATACTATTGAGAGCCTGAATATTGATTTCGATAAACTGACTGGCGAGGACATCCTTGTCTGTGACAGGCAGTATCAAGCTGAAGCAGCCCGGCAATCAAGCGGGGAACTAATCAAGGAAACCAATAAAGCCTATCAGGCTTATATTGTAGCAAAGGCTGCAGGCGTTCATGTTGGATTGATAAGAGCACTTTCAGCCAAGGACTTTACAAAACTGACCTTGCGGGCGCAAAGTTTTTTGCTGCTGTAG
- a CDS encoding phage tail protein, protein MNKIGSLGPVIFVVAEGAIRTIDEFKRSSSSRWAQHDIIGKKPKKEFIGPGSDSVSFSVRFSAALGLNPRKELDKLTELDRAGKALPLIIGRKYVGVGLWVITGLSQDWNTLDSIGNVLDAQVTISLEEYVK, encoded by the coding sequence ATGAACAAGATCGGCAGCCTGGGGCCTGTCATTTTTGTTGTCGCGGAAGGAGCGATTCGAACCATTGATGAGTTTAAGCGCAGCAGTTCTAGCCGGTGGGCACAGCATGACATTATTGGAAAGAAGCCCAAAAAGGAATTCATTGGTCCTGGATCGGATTCGGTCTCGTTCTCAGTCCGTTTTTCCGCTGCCCTCGGTCTTAATCCCCGCAAGGAGCTCGATAAGCTCACGGAATTGGACCGTGCCGGTAAAGCTCTGCCCTTGATCATCGGGCGCAAATATGTGGGCGTAGGGCTTTGGGTCATTACTGGTTTGTCTCAGGATTGGAATACCTTGGACAGCATTGGTAATGTTTTGGACGCACAGGTCACGATTTCACTTGAGGAGTATGTAAAATGA
- a CDS encoding phage tail sheath family protein, translating into MASKHGVTIIEQSTSVLAPTKATSGIPFAVGTSPVNLATAAVPVNTPVLAYTYAEAVAALGYSDDWSHYTLSELIYSHFALYEKAPLILVNVLDPATHKTTVTPAVVAVSNRVAILQAEGVLLSTLLVKSSDGASAYVPGTDYTAAFDDNGHVIITTKSTGAIAANVSQLSIGYNKLDPDAVEADDVIGGVTQSGEYTGFELVNQAYPRFGVLPDILLAPGWSHLPAIAAVMKAKAGNINGNFKAMALTDIDPAQLYTAAGSWKSDNSYTSPLQIAAYPMLTLGDKQYHFSTQLAGLIAATDANNGGVPFVSPSNKTLQADGTTLSDGTSLFLGIDQASFLNSSGIVTAVNLGTSGWKSWGNNTGAYPGVTDPKDSFIPVRRMFNWIGNSLIMTYMQKVDDPMNKRLIAAVTDSVNIWLNGLVASGALLGARVDFNESENPVTELMAGKITFHLHITPPGPAQEISFLLEYDTTYLAALVA; encoded by the coding sequence ATGGCTTCTAAACATGGTGTAACTATTATTGAACAATCCACATCGGTTCTGGCACCGACAAAGGCAACAAGTGGTATTCCTTTTGCAGTAGGGACATCCCCCGTTAATTTGGCTACTGCGGCCGTGCCAGTGAACACTCCAGTACTCGCATATACTTACGCGGAAGCGGTGGCTGCACTAGGGTATAGTGATGACTGGTCACATTATACGCTGAGCGAATTAATTTACTCTCATTTTGCCTTGTATGAAAAAGCTCCATTGATACTGGTGAATGTGCTTGACCCCGCTACACATAAGACGACAGTCACACCTGCTGTGGTTGCTGTCAGTAACCGAGTGGCTATCCTGCAGGCAGAGGGGGTTCTGCTGTCAACGCTCCTTGTCAAATCTTCAGACGGAGCATCGGCTTATGTGCCAGGCACCGATTATACTGCTGCTTTTGATGATAATGGGCATGTCATTATAACAACGAAGTCAACTGGTGCTATAGCGGCAAATGTGAGCCAGTTGTCCATTGGTTATAACAAACTGGATCCGGATGCAGTGGAGGCTGATGATGTAATTGGAGGCGTGACGCAGTCCGGTGAATATACCGGTTTTGAACTAGTAAATCAAGCCTACCCTCGTTTTGGCGTTCTTCCTGATATACTGTTGGCTCCGGGGTGGTCGCATTTACCTGCAATCGCTGCGGTTATGAAGGCAAAAGCGGGAAATATCAATGGCAACTTCAAGGCAATGGCTTTGACAGATATTGATCCTGCTCAGCTTTATACGGCGGCTGGCTCATGGAAGTCGGATAACAGCTATACCAGTCCTCTCCAGATTGCAGCTTACCCTATGCTGACCTTGGGGGATAAGCAATACCATTTCTCTACGCAACTCGCAGGACTTATCGCCGCAACCGATGCCAATAACGGTGGAGTTCCTTTTGTATCGCCATCTAACAAAACTTTGCAAGCAGATGGTACCACTCTTTCCGACGGGACAAGTCTGTTTTTAGGGATTGACCAGGCAAGCTTCCTTAACAGTTCAGGGATTGTAACAGCAGTTAATCTTGGAACGAGCGGCTGGAAGTCTTGGGGGAACAACACAGGGGCTTATCCGGGGGTAACGGACCCCAAAGACAGCTTCATTCCGGTTCGCCGCATGTTTAACTGGATCGGGAATAGTCTGATTATGACCTATATGCAAAAGGTTGATGATCCAATGAATAAGCGACTTATTGCAGCGGTTACGGATTCGGTAAATATTTGGCTTAATGGCCTGGTTGCATCCGGTGCGCTGTTGGGAGCACGGGTAGATTTTAATGAGTCTGAAAATCCGGTAACGGAATTGATGGCCGGCAAGATTACATTCCATTTACACATCACACCGCCTGGACCGGCACAAGAGATTTCATTCCTGCTTGAATACGACACAACATACTTAGCTGCGCTGGTAGCGTAA